A genomic stretch from Hoplias malabaricus isolate fHopMal1 chromosome 4, fHopMal1.hap1, whole genome shotgun sequence includes:
- the kera gene encoding keratocan, with protein sequence MEWVFTSFAVLLLTVSVSSQEMPYEHLLSQLQACPKECRCPPSFPNAVYCDNRGLKRIPKIPPFTWYLYLQNNLIDVLSAEALGNATQLKWINLNRNKITNEGVEEDALKAMTNLVHLYIDDNLLTSVPSPLPPKLEELRLSRNKISKIPAGVFSGMDRLNLLDLQGNKLQDDAVTELSLKGLSNLVQINLAKNQLNSMPPGLPPTTAQLYLDGNNIEKIPADYFKGLPKIAFIRLNRNKLANEGFQRNVFNISSMLDLQLSYNQLTEVPVIPSGLEHLHLDHNKIKSVNGTDICPVSAAMLDDYFEERGPRLRYLRLDGNEIKPPIPRDLMVCFRLLRAVVI encoded by the exons ATGGAGTGGGTCTTCACTTCCTTCGCAGTCCTGCTGCTAACCGTCTCAGTGAGCTCTCAGGAAATGCCTTATGAACACCTGCTGTCCCAGTTGCAGGCATGCCCCAAAGAGTGCCGCTGTCCACCAAGCTTTCCTAACGCTGTCTACTGTGACAACAGAGGGCTGAAACGCATCCCCAAGATCCCTCCTTTCACCTGGTACCTGTACCTGCAGAACAACCTCATCGATGTGCTGTCAGCTGAAGCTCTCGGTAATGCCACCCAGCTTAAGTGGATCAACCTCAACCGCAACAAAATCACAAATGAGGGTGTGGAGGAAGACGCCCTCAAAGCCATGACCAATCTAGTGCATCTCTACATTGACGACAACCTGCTGACCTCTGTACCCTCTCCTTTACCACCAAAGCTAGAGGAGCTGCGTCTCTCCAGGAACAAGATATCAAAGATCCCTGCTGGGGTCTTTTCTGGGATGGACCGTCTCAACCTCCTGGACCTGCAAGGGAACAAACTCCAGGATGATGCTGTGACTGAGCTCAGCCTTAAAGGCCTAAGTAATCTTGTTCAGATCAATCTTGCAAAGAACCAGTTGAACAGCATGCCTCCTGGTCTGCCTCCCACCACTGCGCAGCTTTACCTGGATGGCAACAATATCGAGAAGATCCCTGCAGATTATTTCAAAGGGCTCCCCAAGATAGCTTTCATAAGGCTTAACCGCAACAAGCTTGCCAATGAAGGCTTCCAGAGGAACGTGTTCAATATCTCCAGCATGCTTGACCTACAGCTTTCCTACAACCAGCTTACAGAGGTGCCCGTTATTCCTTCTGGCCTTGAGCATCTTCACCTGGACCACAACAAAATCAAGA GTGTAAATGGCACGGACATATGCCCTGTTTCTGCTGCTATGCTTGATGATTACTTTGAAGAAAGAGGCCCCCGGCTCCGCTATCTCCGTCTAGATGGCAACGAAATCAAGCCGCCTATCCCCAGAGATCTGATGGTCTGCTTCCGTCTTCTCAGGGCTGTAGTCATATAA